tatggggcagccatcattctataaggattgaacccatttgTTGCCAGtgtgacacgtacattacgagcctcatctactttgtcacgatgtttgtcattaaagcggatccaagcttcaccatcggatggatgtaccatcttgtcaggattataccatttgccatttttgtgccatgtcatctgtttcgtggattcctcagtcatgtatagccattagatcctcggtaggaatggaaggtaccataggattttcacggggatcgtaagttgcatCTTCTAGCcgtcatcagagtctacctctaggtacctagaggatttacactttggacagaactttgcatgctcgtgttctttcctaaataggacgcaccccttcggacaagcatgtatctgctcataaggcatcttaagtgcacgaaggagtttctgtgactcgtacatgctctttggcagaatgtggccctccagaagcagagtgccaatcacggccaacatttTATCaaagccaggtcgactcaagtttaactcggacttcaaccccattaagcatccaatggcatccagttgagataCCGTTGACCGattgtgaaggggtttctgtgccgagtccattaCATCATAGAATGCCTGTGCGGctacctccatctcctccttctcacgttcctcatcgaactgtccttggtgaaagtcatctaacatgtccgcTACCCCGGCattagcatcaaaagcctccacccgtggtctcaccacctcctctctcatatgatgggcttcactatggtggacccaccaggtgtagtccggcgtaaatccattcttcacaagatgtttacccatttccaccttgtttacccttctcctgtttccacatttgctgcagggacacaaaactaggcaatatcctttagcagccttgccaaatgcactgtttaagaaagcatcggtcttgttcatccattctgtggtgtaatcactcggacttctccagcccgtgtacatccactaacagtcatccatcctctaacatatgtatcagtgagtaatataaccatcaattgcatctacatgatgtttctactgtctaataggtgaggatatgtCTTAATCCCACCTGTGGATGCGTagttgaggttagtttccatggtctactcctatccgagatagaatttcggcagcaactccccgctgttctctaaatacacgtcctgccaaagaagagtgcgtatccagagaacaacaggaaggtcatgctgaaactctatctcagaccggagcagaccatggaaactaatccatctacgcatctgcgggctatccaaaaaacgtggacaatccgaaacagatacggtcatagatatgcaaagatctgcatacctccaatcgTATCTCTTttgaatgggagacgcctaactaggttacacgatctacgaccatgatatggaaaaaggggttatacctagggtggcggcggagtaaggctagcggggccatggtgggtcggtgcaatggcgaggcgacgcggtgcaggtagaccgacacggcgacgggaactccgactcggctccgacgggctcttctctacaaaaatggaacaaaatactgtcatttaaaaaaattcgACAAAACCTCCCCTacatggtgaggtttccaaaatctgcaaaaaacaatggcacgattcccgacaagcacatatgtctcaagagaagccatgtagtttggatatcaatccatgcagaagaatatatccaagtagtatcactacttctactactacttccactatttctactactactaccactagttctactactactaccactattgctacaactactaccactagttctactactattactaccactacttctactactactaccactaattctactattactaccactagttgtactactactaccactacttctaatactactactactaccactagcactactagtacaactaatactactacaactatcactatcACGATaacaacaagagagaaggcatacctgacgggcgccaggggtaggggcgggcggcgtcagGGTCGGGGTCAGGGTCGCCGAAGTCGGGAATAGGGTCGggcacgggcggcgtcggggcaGGCTGTCCACGGGGcgtggccgggggcagggccgacGTAGGCAGGGCGCGGCCAGGGGTAGGGCCGGCCGGGGGCAGCACGACCGGGCGGGCGGCGCGAGTAGGGCCGGCGTGGGCAGCACGGGcagggcgcggccgggggcaccaaaccttctcaaatgtggagatgtcctggttcgtaagcatcgtacgtgacaacgtgcatcaaaccttctcaaatttttatcatagtctccacatatgatatcacgacatcccAACaactttcatgattttcggacttcgtttgctttttatagaatttaaaaacacttcacacgcaagttcgctgtcatgtttcgtgaacaagatgtccgaaatttcgggtctgttcctggatacggtctcacactatactcagtaacatgactataattttttgaatcattaaattccattattcgtaccacgtgcagtttaaatttatattttttgaaaaaattcaaataaacaaaataaagtaactaaatatattaaaaagccataaaaaatccccaaatttgAACTAGGAGTTCTTGATACTTTAAAAGGGctccacaaaaaatttggaggccaaaaacaaaaaaaaaactttaccgagtgtcggggtatggcactcggcaaaggaggtctttgccgagtgctaagaataaggcactcggtaaagatggttttgaatttttttaaaaaatttcctctttgccgagtgccttcacaggggcactcggcaaagacattttgaaaaaaaaatctttgccgagcgacgtgtcaggggcactcggcaaagtatttaaaataatctttgccgagtgccagatctaggacactcggcaaagaaaattttaaaaaaatcttctttgccgagtgccagatcgggacactcggcaaagtatatttcaaaaaaaatctttgtcgagtgctagatTTGGGACACTcgataaagattttttttttaaaaaaaccttctttgccgagtgcctcacagcaggcactcggcaaagaaggacgtgtcCGAACACCGTTAAGGCGGGCAGCCTATGTCGAGTGCCgtgcttttgccgagagcctggcactcggcaaagaagtcctttgccaagAGCTTTTTTTACCAGGTGTCCGGCACTTGacaaagaactctttgccgagtgcggcacttacCGAGTGCTCGATTTTTTATACTCGGTAAAGCAGTTTGTACTCGACGAAGAACCCGTTTCCAGCGGTGGACAGGCTTACCTAACCAGACTCAGTCCtgagccttgtttagattaccccaaagttccaagtttttttactctctctctctatcacatcaatttttggacgtatgcatggagcattaaatgtaggtaaaaaaaataactaattacacagtttgattgtaaatcacgagataaatcttttgagcctagttagtccatgatcagataaaatttatcaaatacaaacgaaacgtgctacaatgtctagattgcaaaaatttacaatcCAAACAAGGCACTAATAAGTCTCACGTAGGCGGGCCACAACATCTTCACAGTTTTGGGCATCTGTTTCGTCGTGGACCCACACAAGAGGCGATTCGATCCACGGCGACACGTCAACTGGTGGCGTCGTACGCGCGCGCACGCAAAAGAGATAAAACATGACGGCGCCGTGAGTTGGGTTGCAGGTCCCGTTTGGGACAATTTGCGCATTTATCTGACGCGACACGACACGACGGCGCCTCAGCATAAAATTTGTATTTTTGCATAGCATCATTCGACGCACTGTGGATGGACACGATGCTTTCGGCGTCCCTTTGGCTCCGCCTTGATCCTTGTACGCCAGCATCGTACCATTAACACGCACTGCTCGTACCATCAAATGTGCATTGAAATAGACCAGCCGCATGTAGTATAACCGATAcaaaaagaacaacaatgctccTATTTTTCTAGCGAaaaagtgttttctctcacaacaaatcaccaTCAATCAATTTTCAACAAACCGAACATGAACAATATATTTGCCACGCACTGTTGCACTTACATATGGACGATGATAGCTCGGTCCGGAGAGGAAATCATTTAACATTGTTATTTCTGGACATGAGATGACAACCGATATATATGATCGAGCAGATCGATCATGCAATAGCTAGTACGTACATTTTTTTGATCAAatcaagagaaaagaaaagaaaagaaaaatgagaGAAAGCTAAAACCACAGTACTACTATTAAAAAATAATAGCACAGGGAACACTAGAAAAAAATTTATGATATTGTGACAGCATCGTGCGTTGCATCCACACTGAATCACATTCATCTTCCCCCGGCCGTACGTACGTGTCCATCCAGCCATCCGTCAACTAACCAACAGCTAGGATGACCTTCACCGTGGAGTAATTAATAACTGTATTTTAATTATACCGCCGCGCGCCATAATCACCCTCCCGTACCATGCATGCAATGCACCGCACGACACGCACGTACACGTGGCAGCAACTTACCCAGCCAGAGAGCCCAGAGCAGCTAGTAACTTGTAGTAACTTTTTTTTTACAAACCTTTCACCATCactccgccgtcgccgtcgccgtcgccgtcacgGCGGGGTGGTCCCGCTCGACGAAGGCAGCGTGGAGCGGGTTCTTCATGACGACGGTGAACGCGAACGTCTCAGTAGGATCCGGCGGTCCCTCGCCGGCGGGAGGCGTCCACCGGAACGCGCGCACCATGTTGGCGAGCATGAGTTGGATGTGGAGCACGCCGAGCGTGGCGGCGGGGCAGATCCGGCGCCCGGCGCCGAAGGGCATCATGCGCAGCGCGCGGGTGCCCGTGATGTCGGTGTCGAACCCTTCACCGCCCTCCAGGAACCGCTCGGGCCGCCACAGCTCCGGGTCCGGCCACGTCGCCGGGTTCTCCGTCACCCACGCCGTGTAGAACTCCACGCTGGCGTCGGCGGGGACGCGGTACCCGCCCAGCTCGGTGTCCCGCGTCGCCGCGTGCGACAGCACGAAGTGGCTCGGCGGGTGACGCCGGAACGTCTCCTTCACTACCGCCTGCACATGCACCAGGGAAATTAAaacggtcgtcgtcgtcgtcgtcatcggcggcggcggcgctgaggGACCAACATGACCCTGGGaatgtgcgtgcgtgcgtgcgcgtgCGACCATCGCTTTCGGTTTTCAGCTATATACAGTTGTGGTATTAAAGCGGTAGAGCACGTCGTTTTCACGACGGATGAGGAGCTCTACCGCTTAAAAGGAAATAAAGTTTTATGTACAACACTAATGGTGCCAAAAAAGAACCCGGTTATAGGACCAACTCAAACACCAGCCATAGAGCCAACATACAGAagccaccgctcatgcgcttatTGATTTAGCCCGTATTACACATGGCCCTACGTCTCTCAACAATATCTTCGTTGGCCAGATAGGCGACCGGCTCTGACATTTTACGCTCGTTTTCGAAAATTCTCCTATTCCTTTCCTTCCACAACTTTCAAAGGTTCCACACATCCTCCCACCAGGTGACGGATGAACACTAGCAAATCACTTCTTGAAGTTCTAGAAGCACATCACTAATTTTTGCGTCAACTGTTCCTAATTAGTAGCCGCAATTTTGTTCGCAAGTCGGAATAAGTACACTCTCCTACTTCGTTGGTAGAGAAAAACATCATTTTTAATTTTAATTAAGAGACTGTCAAGTGTGACTGTCTTTCAGATGAAAGCGAAAGTGAAGCCGTCCATTTGCTACCTAGTACTACCTACCAGTACCAAGGATATATCATGTCAACTATTCTGTTTAATTTTCCTTTTATTTAATCCATTCAATTCATTTGGGATCGATCGCGCATATGCATCTGTATAGTGGAAGCTTATCCATCTGCAATTTCATATCCAAAAATTCAACTACCAGTTTCGTGCAGTCAAAAAATATTCACTACTCCTATGTGCAAATTGAACTAGTCTAGTATATATTGCGACATTTGTGCCAAACTCCTATCACATTCCCGTGTTCTTAACAATGTATTTTCCAATGTGTGTATGCGTGTGTTTTATCGAATTCCAATGTTGTTTGGAACTTCGGTGTTTGTTCTATAAGTCCGAAACCGAAATGAATGGAAAGAAAGGCCATCAGAAAGTTCAGTAGAACTAGTGTTTACCTGGAGGTAAGGCATGGCCTCGACGTCGGCTTCGGTGATCCGGGCGGTCTTGCCGGCCTTGGCGACGACCTCGTCGTAGAGGCGCTCCTGCGCGGCGGGGTCGAGGATGAGGTGCATCATGGCCCACTCCAGCGCGGTGGCGCTGGTGTCGGTGCCGGCGCTCATGACCTCGGAGCAGAGCGTGACGAGCTCCTCCTCACCGAGGCGCTTCCCGCGGCCGGGCGGCTCCAGGTCGAACAGCGAGTCCACGTACGCCTCCCCGGGCCCGCTCATCATCTCCACGCCgcccttcgccgccgccgcccccttggTGCCGTCGCGGAGGAAGTCCCTCCGCGCGCGGACGAGCGGCGCGAGGCAGTCGAGCTGGCGGCGGCGCAGGGCGCGGGCCTCGGACAGCTGCTTCCTGAAGAGCGGCGTGAGGAGGGGCAGGAAGTCCGGTAGCTTGGGCAAGGAAATCATCATCACGTCCTTGAGCACCTCCTCGATCTCCCGGATGAGCTCGTCGGGGATCTTGGCGCCGAAGCAAATGCAGATAAGGATGCTGCAGATGGTGAGGCGGCAGCCGGCCATCACCCGCACAGCACCCTCCGCGTTGAGCTCGGCGCGGAGGCGGCGCAGGTGCGCGTCCACGGCCCACTCCCGAATCCAGGAGAAGGACTTCACGCGGTGCGGGGACACGATCTCGGCGACGAAGTTGCGGCGGAGCGCGCGCCACAGCGGGCCGTAGCGTGCCGAGTTGACGGTGCACTTGCCGACGCTGAAGAGGAGGCGGGTGGGGCTGTCCTCGGGTCGGCTCGCGAACATGGGGCCCTGCTTGACGAGCGCCTCGTGGATGAGGTCCGCCGACGTGACCACGATCAGGGTGCGCTGGCCCATCCGCATCGTGAAGATGGGACCGTACCTCTCCCGCAGGTCGCGCACCACGTACATGAACGGACGCCGCTGCAGGATCACCTGGAACAGGTTCCCCACCACCGGCCAACCCGGCGGACCCGGCGGGAGCCCGTCGACGCCGCCCGTCTTGGAGCACCGGCGCCACCACATccccgccagcgccgccgccagcaCCACCAGCAGCACGTCGTTCACATCCATcgatgatctctgtttctctctctctctcttgcttctTGGCTATGGCTGCCGCGCGCTTCCACCACGGGCAGCCAGAAATGAACCAGCTAGCTGTCTGTCAGCGTGGGTTTACTGCTGCTGCTGAGCTGAGCAGTGAGCAATGGCGGTGGGGGAGGGCACTGGGTGGTGGAGCTAGCGCTATATAGCGGAGGGGCGAGGTGAAGCTCGGCTCGGTACCGTGGCGGCGTAAATGCGCGCCATCTACCATGTGAAAGAGGGCCATCAATGCTCCTGCGTGTCATTCAATGGGAGCTCGGAGAAAACCAGCAGCAGCACCACAGCTAGCAGCCCGCGCGCGCTCACACAGTGTCTACTAGAAGCAGGATCGGAGCGCGTTAATGGCGGGTGTCAGTGGCACGAGCCGGTGCCGTTGGGGAGACGAGACGACGCGCGCGCgcgacggcgacgacggccgCCGCGTGATGACTGGCCAGTGCCACTGTGCCACTGAGCTACAGACCAAGAAGTGGCCTCCCGTGCTCGATGCGGTTGGCTGGGTACTTTGCTTGGGTTAGCTCGCGGTtgcaccggccggccggccggctcaGGCTCGTGTTTGGGGCTCGTCTCGTCTCACTGCGTGTGCCATCTATATGTTGACGTGGACGCTGTGACGGAACTGTTTCCCAACCTTTCGGCGTTAGAGGGCAGGCCAAATTGGTTAGCACTTGAAGCCGGTCGCCGTCCGGCCATGTCGATCAAATCGATAGCGAGAGCCGAGAGAGAAGCCCCCCAGCCCGTAGGCATAGCAATCAGTACTATggccctgtttggcatggctccacttCTAAACTTCAGTAACTCCATCAAAAAATCTAGCCAAACACCCTAACTCCAAAACTCCATGGAGCTGCTAACTTTATGGAGCTGTAGTGCAAATAGaggtggagttttggagcacctcttttgcTGCTCCAGAACTCTCTCTTTTGAACCTCCTCGTAGAGttggtgggtaattacccaccaaTGCCACTAGTTACACAGAAAAACGTTTCGAAGTGTGCCATCTTCTATTCTCCGAGTCCCCCCAGCGCATCTCATTTTCCCCATACCGAGCCTCCCTCTGTCCTCTTCTTGCGAGACCGCCCgttagggtttccgccgccgccaGGGCAACGACGGGGCAGCGAGGTGCGGCCGCGCGTGGAGGCGAGCGCGGGGAAATCTGGCCAGCGTGGAGGCGAGCTCGGGGCGGCGGGGCGCAGGTGGGTGTGAAGGCGAGCCCGGGGCGGCGGGGCAGCGAGGTGCGGTCGCGTGTGGAGGCGAGCGTGGGGAAATCTGGCCAGCGTGGAGGCGAGCTCGGGGCGGCGGGGCACGGACGCGTGTGAAGGCGAGCCCGGGGTGGCGGGGCGCTTGCTACCGGAGCTCGCAGTACTGGGGCAGGGCCGGGCACGCAGACGCGGCCGGACCCTCGCCGGAGCAGGGCAGACGGTGTCGGGGAGGAGCCTCGCCGGCCAGAGGGCGCGCTCGTGGATCCCGCGTGGCCAGAG
The nucleotide sequence above comes from Miscanthus floridulus cultivar M001 chromosome 18, ASM1932011v1, whole genome shotgun sequence. Encoded proteins:
- the LOC136520711 gene encoding cytochrome P450 77A3-like codes for the protein MDVNDVLLVVLAAALAGMWWRRCSKTGGVDGLPPGPPGWPVVGNLFQVILQRRPFMYVVRDLRERYGPIFTMRMGQRTLIVVTSADLIHEALVKQGPMFASRPEDSPTRLLFSVGKCTVNSARYGPLWRALRRNFVAEIVSPHRVKSFSWIREWAVDAHLRRLRAELNAEGAVRVMAGCRLTICSILICICFGAKIPDELIREIEEVLKDVMMISLPKLPDFLPLLTPLFRKQLSEARALRRRQLDCLAPLVRARRDFLRDGTKGAAAAKGGVEMMSGPGEAYVDSLFDLEPPGRGKRLGEEELVTLCSEVMSAGTDTSATALEWAMMHLILDPAAQERLYDEVVAKAGKTARITEADVEAMPYLQAVVKETFRRHPPSHFVLSHAATRDTELGGYRVPADASVEFYTAWVTENPATWPDPELWRPERFLEGGEGFDTDITGTRALRMMPFGAGRRICPAATLGVLHIQLMLANMVRAFRWTPPAGEGPPDPTETFAFTVVMKNPLHAAFVERDHPAVTATATATAE